Genomic segment of Peromyscus leucopus breed LL Stock chromosome 23, UCI_PerLeu_2.1, whole genome shotgun sequence:
atttggctggtcatggtgtctcttcacagcaatacaacactAAGACAGTAAAGCTTatcaaaatagtattttttaaaaaatttgctcAATTCCAGTTGAAAAATTTTTACAAAACCACTCTACTGGTAagcattaacaaaaaaaaaactgcttgtAAATTCTAAATAGAAAAATTATGTACTTTCCTATTACATAACATATTTCACCAATATATCCCATTGTAACACTTGGTCATTCTAATACCACGTTTTCACAAATTATTAAAAGCCACAGTTACAAAAAAATTGCACAGAATATTAAATTGCATTTCTAAAACATCAGATGCCACATATTTAGTCACACTTATGATCAACTCTCAACTTTATAAATTCCTTTTATAAGTTTATTCAGAACATATAACTTCTTGCATATATTTTCTATAAACACCTGCTTTTACATTACAAATATGGCTTTTAGCTTGTTTCCAAAGTGTGTTACATAGTCACCTTATTGACATTTCTTAGGAAGACTCCCTGATatgtaaatacaatttaaatcaaaaataaatattaaatactttGAAAGTTTCACTCCTGTAAAAATTATCTAGTGTCCCGTGAGTTACATGGTCATGGTTTGCTTCTTGCTGAATTTCTACAGATTCTTCTCCGAAAATTCAGGTTAAAGTAGATTTTGTTTTAGGACTTCTCAAAGCTCACGGATGCTCTACTTATGAATCACTGGGGTGCAGCTCTGTATAGAGCATCTATAGCATGCAAAAGGCCCtgtattcaattcccagcaccacaaatataaaaattgggGGGAAAATCCACCCTTGACTCCCTATTGAACTTCCAATGTTCATTATAACCAAATGTTTGGTTTTTGAATTGAGATGTCAGAGATTTTCCACATTGAGTACATTTATATCCCCTCttttatgaattctctgatggCTATTGAAGGCTGATCTGTGAtggaattttttcccacattcattacattgataaggtttctctcctgaaTGAGTCCGGTAATGTACAGTGAGGTATGACTTCTGAGAAAAGACtttcccacattcattacattcataaggtttctctcctgaaTGGCTTCTATAGTGTACAGTGAGGTTTGACATCCGAGAGAAGACTTTCCCACACTTGctacattcatagggcttctctcctGAATGGATCCGGTGATGAATAGTGAGATATGACTTCTGAGAGAAGAATTTTCCACATTCATAACATTCATACGGCTTTTCACCTGTATGTACTCTTTGATGTCTAAAGAGGGATGAATTATGAGAGAAGGTTTTCCCACATTCATTACAGCCAAAGGGTTTCTCTTCTGAATGACCTCTGTAATGTACAGTATAGCATGACAAATCAGAGAATGACTTTCCACATATATTACATTCATAAGTTTTTTCACTTTCTGGAATGGGCTGGTGTCCATTGAAGGCTGAATTTTCAAGGAAGGTTTTCCCACACTCATTACATTCATAGTGTTTCTCTCCTAAGTCATTTGTGTGACCAGGAAGATATTGCAGCTGGGAGAACTTCCCACATTCACTACACTCAAGTACTCTCTCTTCTGTATGTACCTTCCTATGCCTAATGAAAGCTGAGTTTAGATTGAAGGTTTTCCCACATTCCGTACACTCATATGGTTTCTCTTCTAAATGGCTCCTATAGTGTATGGTGAGATATGATACCCGAGAAAAGAACTTCCCACACTCACTACACTGATAGGGCTTCTCccctgtgtgtgttctctggtgtGTAATGAGAGTGGACTTTCGGTAGTAGGATTTACCACACTCATTACACTTATAGagcttctctcctgtgtgtgttctctgatGGTCATTGAGGGCAGACTTCCGGGAGAAGGAtttcccacattcattacatGGATAGGGCCTCTCCCCGGAATGATTTCTCTGGTGTAAAGTGAGGTGTGTCTTTTGGCAGAACGTTTTCCCACACTCACTACATTCATAGGGCTTTTCTCCTGAATGAGTTCTCAGATGTTGCGTGAGATGCAACTTCTGGCAGAAGGTTTTCCCACATTCATGACACTTATAAGGTTTTTCCTCTAGGTGTGATCTCCGATGTACAGTGAGGGTTCCCTTTTGACTAAAGGACTTTCCGCACACATTACATGCatatggtttctctcctgtatgagcTCTCTGATGTATGATGAATTTGGACTTTTTACAAAAGGATTTCCCACACTGCGTACATTCAAAGGGCTTCATTTCCATTTGTGATCTCTGGTATACATTGAAATCTGACATCTGAATGAAGTCTGGTCCAGAATCATCCCATTCATAGGGCTTCTCCCCCATATAAGCTCTCTCATGAGCCAAGAAAACAGTTTCACTGTCTAAGGCTTCCATGCACCCATAATCAAAGGGTTTCTCCAAAATGGTAATTTTCTGCAGAATACTTTCATCATGTTGAGAA
This window contains:
- the Rbak gene encoding RB-associated KRAB zinc finger protein isoform X1, with protein sequence MSRSKGLVSFKDVAVAFTQDEWQQLGSEEKTTYRDVMLENYSNLVSVGYDVTKPNVIIKLEQGEEPWLVEVDRHAQSHLEISKVQDTIEKIQENEDKHMRQADDLNSQRPEKGDAFDTTYNLEPHLISSSTAAHSCVSCGKTLEPISELISSDGRYTLEKPNKCIDCGETYREKADDFNPTSQHDESILQKITILEKPFDYGCMEALDSETVFLAHERAYMGEKPYEWDDSGPDFIQMSDFNVYQRSQMEMKPFECTQCGKSFCKKSKFIIHQRAHTGEKPYACNVCGKSFSQKGTLTVHRRSHLEEKPYKCHECGKTFCQKLHLTQHLRTHSGEKPYECSECGKTFCQKTHLTLHQRNHSGERPYPCNECGKSFSRKSALNDHQRTHTGEKLYKCNECGKSYYRKSTLITHQRTHTGEKPYQCSECGKFFSRVSYLTIHYRSHLEEKPYECTECGKTFNLNSAFIRHRKVHTEERVLECSECGKFSQLQYLPGHTNDLGEKHYECNECGKTFLENSAFNGHQPIPESEKTYECNICGKSFSDLSCYTVHYRGHSEEKPFGCNECGKTFSHNSSLFRHQRVHTGEKPYECYECGKFFSQKSYLTIHHRIHSGEKPYECSKCGKVFSRMSNLTVHYRSHSGEKPYECNECGKVFSQKSYLTVHYRTHSGEKPYQCNECGKKFHHRSAFNSHQRIHKRGDINVLNVENL
- the Rbak gene encoding RB-associated KRAB zinc finger protein isoform X2 produces the protein MLENYSNLVSVGYDVTKPNVIIKLEQGEEPWLVEVDRHAQSHLEISKVQDTIEKIQENEDKHMRQADDLNSQRPEKGDAFDTTYNLEPHLISSSTAAHSCVSCGKTLEPISELISSDGRYTLEKPNKCIDCGETYREKADDFNPTSQHDESILQKITILEKPFDYGCMEALDSETVFLAHERAYMGEKPYEWDDSGPDFIQMSDFNVYQRSQMEMKPFECTQCGKSFCKKSKFIIHQRAHTGEKPYACNVCGKSFSQKGTLTVHRRSHLEEKPYKCHECGKTFCQKLHLTQHLRTHSGEKPYECSECGKTFCQKTHLTLHQRNHSGERPYPCNECGKSFSRKSALNDHQRTHTGEKLYKCNECGKSYYRKSTLITHQRTHTGEKPYQCSECGKFFSRVSYLTIHYRSHLEEKPYECTECGKTFNLNSAFIRHRKVHTEERVLECSECGKFSQLQYLPGHTNDLGEKHYECNECGKTFLENSAFNGHQPIPESEKTYECNICGKSFSDLSCYTVHYRGHSEEKPFGCNECGKTFSHNSSLFRHQRVHTGEKPYECYECGKFFSQKSYLTIHHRIHSGEKPYECSKCGKVFSRMSNLTVHYRSHSGEKPYECNECGKVFSQKSYLTVHYRTHSGEKPYQCNECGKKFHHRSAFNSHQRIHKRGDINVLNVENL